The proteins below come from a single Zhouia spongiae genomic window:
- a CDS encoding CoA transferase subunit B produces MSLSKEQIAQRIAKEVKDGYYVNLGIGIPTLVANYVRDDISVEFQSENGVLGMGPFPFEGEEDADVINAGKQTITTLPGASFFDSSLSFGMIRGKHVHLTILGAMEVAENGDIANWKIPGRMVKGMGGAMDLVASAENIIVAMMHTNKKGESKLLKKCSLPLTGVHCVKKIVTNLAVMEVTNEGFKLLERAPGVSVDEIRQATEGRLMAGENIPEMEV; encoded by the coding sequence ATGAGTTTATCGAAAGAACAAATAGCACAACGCATAGCTAAAGAGGTTAAGGATGGTTATTATGTTAATCTAGGGATAGGAATTCCAACTTTGGTAGCAAACTATGTAAGAGACGATATTTCTGTTGAATTTCAAAGTGAGAACGGTGTCCTGGGGATGGGGCCGTTCCCGTTTGAAGGGGAGGAAGATGCAGATGTTATAAATGCAGGAAAACAAACGATCACCACATTGCCCGGAGCGAGCTTCTTCGACTCCTCGTTGAGTTTTGGGATGATAAGGGGAAAACATGTACATCTAACGATTCTGGGCGCTATGGAGGTAGCAGAAAATGGCGATATAGCAAACTGGAAAATCCCCGGCAGAATGGTGAAAGGAATGGGGGGAGCGATGGACCTGGTGGCCTCAGCGGAGAATATTATTGTTGCAATGATGCATACCAATAAGAAAGGAGAATCCAAGTTGTTAAAAAAATGTTCACTTCCCCTTACGGGTGTGCATTGTGTGAAAAAGATCGTGACGAACCTTGCTGTGATGGAAGTAACAAATGAAGGGTTTAAGTTATTGGAGAGGGCTCCGGGAGTGTCTGTTGATGAGATCAGACAGGCAACAGAAGGAAGGCTCATGGCAGGTGAAAACATTCCTGAAATGGAAGTATAA
- a CDS encoding ABC transporter ATP-binding protein: MQSTILQIKDLSIAFKADKKYNSVVKNVSYSLNKNEILGIVGESGSGKSVSSLAIMGLLPAKTSKIDKGSIHFESREITALKNKEYQKIRGKEISMIFQEPMSSLNPSLTCGFQVMEILLQHTSLSKEKAKAQTILLFEKVKLPRPESVFDSYPHQISGGQKQRVMIAMAIACKPKILIADEPTTALDVTVQKEIISLLKEIQLETGMSIIFISHDLSLVSEIADRLIVMYKGGIVEQGYAEDIFKNPQHLYTKALLNSRPPLDKRLKKLPTIKDYLEDTFDPVIISKQERELLHNELYSRPPLLEVVNLEKEYFSKAGLFKSSSFKAVDDISFKLYEGETLGLVGESGCGKSTLGNAILQLDKATAGKVFYKGNDITRLGKNDLRALRKEIQIIFQDPYSSLNPRIPVGRAISEPIKVHGLYKNPKEIKQKVLEILKRVGLSEEHYYRYPHEFSGGQRQRIGIARTIALQPRLIVCDESVSALDISVQAQVLNLLNELKEGFGFTYIFISHDLAVVKFMADQLLVMNKGRIETIGEADTIYNNPSSEYTKKLIDAIPKGG, from the coding sequence ATGCAAAGTACCATTCTCCAAATAAAAGATCTCTCCATTGCTTTTAAAGCAGATAAAAAATACAATTCCGTTGTAAAGAACGTATCGTACAGCCTCAATAAAAATGAGATCCTAGGCATTGTTGGGGAATCGGGGAGCGGTAAATCGGTGAGCTCACTGGCTATTATGGGCCTATTGCCTGCAAAAACATCAAAAATCGACAAAGGCAGTATTCATTTTGAAAGCAGAGAAATAACCGCCCTAAAGAACAAAGAATACCAAAAGATCAGGGGCAAGGAAATAAGCATGATCTTTCAGGAGCCCATGAGCTCTTTAAATCCATCCTTAACCTGTGGATTTCAGGTTATGGAAATTCTTTTACAACACACATCATTATCGAAAGAAAAAGCCAAGGCACAAACCATACTATTATTTGAAAAGGTAAAACTACCAAGACCTGAATCTGTTTTCGATAGTTATCCGCATCAAATAAGCGGTGGTCAGAAGCAACGTGTTATGATCGCCATGGCAATTGCCTGTAAACCAAAAATACTGATTGCTGACGAACCAACGACCGCTCTGGATGTAACAGTTCAAAAAGAGATCATATCGCTCCTGAAGGAAATACAGCTGGAAACCGGCATGAGCATCATATTTATCTCACATGACCTCTCTTTGGTCTCTGAAATAGCCGACAGGCTTATCGTTATGTACAAGGGCGGGATCGTCGAACAGGGATACGCGGAAGACATTTTTAAGAACCCGCAACATCTATACACAAAAGCACTCCTTAACTCTCGTCCTCCACTGGATAAAAGACTTAAAAAGCTCCCTACCATCAAAGATTATCTGGAAGATACTTTTGATCCCGTTATAATCTCAAAACAAGAAAGGGAGCTACTACATAACGAACTTTACAGCCGGCCACCATTATTAGAAGTCGTTAACCTCGAAAAAGAATACTTCTCCAAAGCCGGCCTTTTTAAATCGTCATCTTTCAAAGCCGTTGATGACATAAGCTTTAAGCTTTATGAAGGTGAAACGTTGGGCCTGGTAGGTGAAAGCGGTTGTGGAAAATCAACACTGGGCAATGCTATTCTCCAACTGGACAAAGCAACTGCAGGAAAAGTTTTCTATAAAGGAAACGACATTACCCGACTCGGTAAAAATGACCTGAGGGCATTACGGAAAGAGATCCAGATCATTTTTCAAGACCCGTACTCATCGTTAAACCCGCGCATCCCGGTCGGCAGAGCGATTTCTGAACCCATAAAAGTACACGGACTATACAAAAATCCGAAAGAGATCAAACAAAAGGTTTTAGAAATTTTAAAACGTGTCGGCTTATCGGAAGAACATTATTATCGTTATCCACATGAGTTTAGTGGTGGACAGCGACAGCGCATCGGTATTGCAAGAACTATCGCACTCCAACCCAGGCTTATTGTCTGCGACGAGTCCGTTTCTGCTTTGGACATCTCTGTTCAGGCACAGGTTCTCAACCTTTTAAACGAATTGAAAGAAGGCTTTGGATTTACCTATATATTCATTTCACACGATCTCGCAGTGGTTAAATTCATGGCAGATCAATTACTGGTAATGAACAAAGGAAGGATTGAAACTATAGGCGAAGCCGACACTATATACAACAATCCTTCCTCCGAATACACCAAAAAGCTTATCGACGCAATACCTAAAGGAGGTTAA
- a CDS encoding penicillin-binding protein 1A, translated as MAKKAVAKQKKGNNGFLKYIKWFWFLFAGAIGGAILIFLLASWGVFGKLPTFEVLENPQTDLASEIVSSDGKTLGKFYLDANRTPVSFDELPDHLVHALIATEDERYYEHSGIDARGTLRALVYMGSKGGASTITQQLAKLLFTERASSNIVARVIQKVKEWVIAVRLEKQYTKEEIVAMYLNQYDFGYNGDGIRSAARIYFGKEPKDLNVQESAMLVGMLKNSSLYNPFRREQLTLDRRNTVLSQMEKNDLLTETEKDSLQQIPLEINFHPESHREGIATYFREYLRDWLKKWAGDPKNVKPDGEKYNIYLDGLTIYTTIDSRMQTYAEEAVHEHMPRLQAEFFHQNTPDRNKTAPFLGLTNEEIDNLLERSMKQSERWRHMKFDLKKKDEEIRASFDKEIEMTVFSWEGEIDTLMTPLDSIRYYKKFLRTGMMSMEPQTGHVKAWVGGIDYRHFQYDQVKQGARQVGSTFKPFVYAAAIDQLHLSPCDSLPDVQVCIEKDRFGNPEPWCPKNADGKFSGEMVTLKSGLANSKNSITAGLMEKIGPQPVVNLVKKLGVQAEIPAVPSIGLGTPDISIYDMVGAYGTFANQGVYVKPVMVTRIEDKNGTVLYEYVPETRDVVSDEVAYTTVKLMEGVTQGGSGTRLRHKWATNTPVYKEVITGYPYGFTNPIAGKTGTTDNQSDGWFMGMVPNLVTAVWVGGEDRSVHFRTITYGQGASMALPIWGLYMRKCYENEDLGVSKAAFKEPEELTIRVDCNKAGEEGDQTKPEDEIDIDF; from the coding sequence ATGGCAAAAAAGGCTGTTGCTAAACAAAAAAAAGGAAATAATGGTTTCCTGAAATATATTAAATGGTTCTGGTTTTTATTTGCAGGAGCGATTGGTGGTGCAATATTGATTTTTTTACTGGCTTCCTGGGGAGTCTTTGGTAAACTGCCAACCTTTGAAGTGTTAGAAAACCCGCAAACCGATCTGGCGTCAGAAATAGTTTCTTCGGACGGGAAAACTCTGGGGAAATTTTATTTAGATGCTAACAGAACACCGGTGAGTTTTGATGAATTGCCGGACCATTTGGTACATGCATTAATAGCAACGGAAGATGAACGTTATTACGAACACTCGGGGATCGATGCCCGGGGTACCCTCAGGGCCCTTGTCTATATGGGGAGTAAAGGAGGGGCAAGTACCATTACACAACAGCTCGCCAAATTATTATTTACAGAAAGAGCGTCGAGTAACATCGTAGCACGTGTTATCCAAAAAGTGAAAGAGTGGGTTATTGCTGTTCGCTTAGAGAAGCAATATACTAAAGAAGAAATTGTTGCCATGTACCTGAATCAATATGATTTCGGGTACAATGGTGACGGAATTAGGTCTGCGGCAAGGATATATTTTGGAAAAGAGCCTAAAGATCTGAACGTGCAGGAATCAGCGATGCTGGTAGGGATGTTAAAAAATTCATCATTATATAATCCTTTTAGAAGGGAACAGTTGACCTTAGATCGTAGAAATACAGTTCTGAGTCAGATGGAAAAAAATGATCTTCTTACCGAAACAGAAAAAGACTCTCTTCAGCAAATTCCTCTAGAAATAAATTTTCACCCTGAATCGCATAGAGAAGGGATCGCCACTTATTTTAGAGAGTATTTAAGGGATTGGTTGAAGAAATGGGCAGGCGACCCTAAGAACGTTAAACCGGATGGAGAAAAGTATAATATCTACCTCGACGGTTTAACGATCTATACCACTATTGATTCTCGTATGCAGACATATGCAGAAGAAGCAGTACATGAGCATATGCCACGATTGCAAGCAGAATTTTTTCATCAGAATACGCCGGATAGAAATAAAACGGCACCATTCTTAGGTCTTACAAACGAAGAGATCGATAATCTTTTAGAGCGTTCTATGAAGCAATCTGAGCGTTGGAGGCATATGAAATTCGACCTTAAAAAGAAAGATGAAGAGATCAGGGCGTCTTTCGACAAAGAGATAGAGATGACCGTGTTTAGCTGGGAAGGTGAGATTGATACACTGATGACACCACTTGATTCGATCAGGTATTACAAAAAGTTCTTACGTACAGGGATGATGTCGATGGAACCCCAGACAGGGCATGTGAAAGCCTGGGTAGGGGGGATCGATTACAGGCATTTCCAGTATGACCAGGTAAAACAGGGGGCGCGCCAGGTGGGCTCTACTTTTAAGCCGTTTGTTTACGCTGCCGCCATAGATCAGTTACATCTCTCGCCTTGTGATTCATTGCCGGATGTACAGGTATGTATAGAAAAGGACAGGTTTGGGAACCCCGAACCCTGGTGTCCTAAAAATGCCGACGGGAAGTTCTCAGGAGAGATGGTGACCCTAAAGAGCGGTCTGGCTAATTCTAAAAATTCGATCACAGCAGGACTGATGGAAAAAATAGGACCTCAGCCTGTAGTTAACCTTGTTAAAAAACTGGGGGTTCAAGCAGAGATTCCGGCGGTGCCGTCCATTGGTCTGGGAACTCCGGATATTTCGATCTATGACATGGTAGGGGCTTATGGTACTTTTGCAAATCAGGGAGTGTATGTTAAACCGGTTATGGTAACCCGGATAGAAGATAAAAACGGAACGGTTCTCTATGAATATGTGCCTGAAACCCGCGACGTGGTCAGCGATGAAGTGGCTTATACAACCGTTAAGCTGATGGAAGGCGTTACTCAAGGAGGGTCTGGTACGCGCCTGAGACACAAATGGGCAACAAACACCCCGGTATACAAAGAAGTTATCACCGGATATCCATATGGCTTTACAAATCCGATAGCCGGAAAAACGGGTACGACAGACAACCAGAGTGACGGTTGGTTTATGGGAATGGTGCCTAACCTTGTAACTGCTGTCTGGGTCGGTGGAGAAGACAGGTCTGTTCATTTCAGAACCATCACCTACGGACAAGGGGCCAGTATGGCATTGCCTATATGGGGGCTTTATATGAGGAAGTGTTATGAAAATGAAGATTTGGGAGTTTCGAAGGCCGCATTTAAAGAGCCTGAAGAGCTTACGATTAGGGTAGACTGTAATAAAGCCGGTGAGGAAGGCGATCAAACTAAACCGGAAGATGAAATCGATATAGATTTTTAA
- a CDS encoding succinate dehydrogenase cytochrome b subunit, whose protein sequence is MSGILNSSIARKVAMALSAIFLLIFLLQHFLINFTSVFSENLFNELSHFMGTNILIQAIMQPVLIFAVVFHFVMGFILEARNKSARKIKYVNYNGGANSSWMSRNMIYSGLVILAFLVLHFIDFWIPEMNYKYIQFNPEDPTRYYGELVHKFESPIRVGAYVVSFALLALHLLHGFQSAFQSVGCNGKYTSAVKAFGKYFAILIPLGFIFIALFHHFNH, encoded by the coding sequence ATGAGCGGAATTTTAAATTCATCAATAGCAAGAAAGGTTGCAATGGCACTTTCTGCTATATTCTTATTAATCTTCCTTTTACAACACTTTTTAATAAACTTTACATCTGTTTTCAGTGAAAACCTGTTCAATGAACTCTCTCATTTCATGGGTACGAACATTTTAATTCAGGCGATCATGCAGCCTGTTTTGATTTTTGCTGTAGTTTTTCACTTTGTAATGGGTTTTATTCTGGAAGCCAGAAACAAAAGTGCTCGTAAAATCAAGTATGTTAACTATAATGGTGGTGCCAATTCATCATGGATGTCGAGGAACATGATTTACAGCGGACTTGTAATCCTGGCTTTTCTTGTTTTACACTTCATCGATTTTTGGATTCCTGAAATGAACTATAAGTACATTCAGTTCAATCCTGAAGACCCTACCCGTTACTATGGAGAACTGGTTCATAAGTTCGAAAGCCCAATAAGAGTCGGTGCTTATGTTGTGTCTTTTGCCTTACTTGCACTGCACCTGTTGCATGGGTTTCAGTCTGCATTTCAATCTGTAGGATGCAATGGCAAGTATACATCTGCTGTAAAGGCATTCGGGAAATATTTTGCAATCTTGATCCCATTAGGATTCATTTTCATTGCACTTTTCCATCATTTTAACCACTAA
- a CDS encoding gliding motility lipoprotein GldH — MARISLFFLIFICFVACDPAGVYSEYRSVEGGWDKEDIKVFTFKAPDTIRPYHIFLNLRNNENYKYSNLFLIVNLDFPNNESITDTLEYEMARPDGEWLGKGFSSLKESKLWYKENVIFPDSGTYRISVEQAMRKMGSVEGIESLKGITDVGIKIEKANNK; from the coding sequence ATGGCTAGGATTTCTTTGTTTTTCCTCATTTTCATTTGTTTCGTTGCGTGCGACCCTGCCGGAGTGTATTCAGAATATCGGTCAGTTGAAGGAGGTTGGGATAAAGAAGATATAAAGGTGTTTACTTTTAAAGCTCCGGATACGATCCGGCCGTATCATATTTTTCTCAACCTTAGGAATAATGAGAATTATAAATACAGCAACCTGTTTTTAATAGTGAATCTTGATTTTCCGAACAATGAAAGTATAACCGATACGTTAGAATATGAAATGGCCAGGCCGGATGGAGAATGGTTGGGAAAAGGATTTAGTTCTTTAAAAGAAAGCAAGTTGTGGTATAAAGAGAACGTGATTTTTCCAGATAGCGGAACATACCGTATTTCGGTTGAGCAGGCCATGCGTAAAATGGGTTCTGTAGAGGGGATAGAAAGCCTGAAAGGAATAACAGACGTAGGAATTAAAATAGAAAAAGCAAACAATAAATAA
- a CDS encoding fumarate reductase/succinate dehydrogenase flavoprotein subunit — protein sequence MATLESRIPQGPLADKWTNHKNHINLVNPANKRNIDVIVVGTGLAGGSAAATLAELGYNVKTFCYQDSPRRAHSIAAQGGINAAKNYQGDGDSTYRLFYDTVKGGDYRAREANVYRLSEVSANIIDQCVAQGVPFAREYGGLLDNRSFGGVLVSRTFYAKGQTGQQLLLGAYAAMNRQINRGKIESFNRHEMLDIVIVDGKARGIIARNMVTGEIERHSAHAVVVASGGYGNVFFLSTNAMGSNVTASWKIHKKGAYFANPCFTQIHPTCIPVSGDHQSKLTLMSESLRNDGRIWVPRKKEDVIAIREGKLKPVDLAEEDRDYYLERRYPSFGNLVPRDVASRAAKERCDAGFGVNATGEAVFLDFSSAIMRYGREQAAIHGNHNPSDKEVRELGEKVVENKYGNLFQMYEKIVDENPYKTPMKIYPAVHYTMGGIWVDYNLMTTIEGCYAIGEANFSDHGANRLGASALMQGLADGYFVLPYTIGDYLSKDIRTGKIPTDTPEFDEAEKNVRNQIDALINNNGTNSVDHYHKKLGKIMWDKCGMARNEQGLKEALEEIKALREDFYKNVRVTGSAESKNSELEKALRVADFLELGELFAKDALHRNESCGGHFREEYQTEEGEALRDDENFKYVAAWEYKGDPREAVLHKEDLEYKNIELKTRSYK from the coding sequence ATGGCAACATTAGAATCTAGAATACCACAGGGGCCTTTAGCCGACAAGTGGACAAATCATAAAAATCATATCAACCTGGTAAACCCGGCCAATAAGCGTAATATTGATGTTATTGTAGTCGGAACCGGTCTTGCCGGAGGTTCTGCAGCAGCTACATTGGCAGAACTAGGATATAACGTAAAGACATTCTGCTATCAGGATTCTCCTCGCCGTGCACACTCGATTGCCGCACAGGGAGGTATCAATGCAGCGAAAAACTACCAGGGAGACGGCGACTCGACTTACCGTCTTTTCTACGATACCGTAAAAGGCGGCGATTACCGTGCTCGTGAAGCTAACGTATATCGTTTGTCCGAAGTATCTGCTAATATCATCGACCAGTGTGTTGCTCAGGGAGTGCCGTTTGCGCGTGAATATGGCGGTTTATTGGATAACCGCTCATTTGGTGGTGTATTGGTATCCCGTACTTTCTACGCTAAAGGCCAAACAGGACAGCAGTTGCTTTTAGGCGCCTATGCAGCGATGAATCGTCAGATCAATCGCGGTAAAATAGAGTCATTCAACCGTCACGAAATGCTGGACATTGTGATTGTTGACGGCAAAGCCCGTGGGATTATTGCCAGAAACATGGTAACCGGAGAAATTGAAAGACATTCTGCTCACGCAGTTGTAGTTGCTTCCGGCGGATACGGGAACGTGTTCTTCCTTTCTACCAACGCCATGGGAAGTAACGTAACTGCATCCTGGAAAATCCATAAAAAAGGAGCTTATTTTGCTAACCCTTGCTTTACGCAAATTCACCCGACTTGTATCCCTGTTTCTGGAGACCATCAATCGAAACTCACATTGATGTCTGAATCACTCCGTAATGACGGCCGTATTTGGGTGCCCAGGAAAAAAGAAGATGTTATAGCCATCAGAGAAGGCAAATTGAAACCTGTTGATTTAGCTGAAGAAGACAGAGATTATTACCTGGAAAGAAGATACCCGTCGTTTGGTAACCTGGTACCTCGTGATGTAGCCTCAAGAGCAGCTAAGGAACGTTGTGATGCCGGATTTGGTGTAAACGCAACCGGAGAAGCTGTATTCTTAGACTTTAGTTCTGCCATTATGAGATACGGAAGAGAGCAGGCTGCAATTCACGGTAACCACAATCCAAGCGACAAAGAAGTAAGAGAATTAGGCGAAAAGGTGGTGGAGAACAAATATGGCAACTTGTTCCAGATGTACGAGAAGATCGTAGATGAAAACCCGTACAAAACGCCAATGAAGATTTATCCTGCCGTACACTACACCATGGGAGGCATCTGGGTCGATTACAACCTGATGACAACTATCGAAGGATGTTATGCCATCGGGGAAGCCAACTTCTCTGACCACGGCGCAAACAGATTAGGAGCTTCGGCTCTAATGCAAGGCCTTGCAGACGGTTATTTTGTTTTGCCTTATACTATAGGCGACTACCTGTCAAAAGATATCAGAACCGGAAAAATACCAACCGACACTCCTGAGTTTGATGAAGCCGAGAAAAATGTCAGAAATCAAATCGATGCTTTGATCAACAACAACGGAACAAACTCTGTCGATCATTATCATAAGAAACTTGGTAAGATCATGTGGGACAAGTGCGGTATGGCCAGAAACGAACAAGGTCTGAAAGAAGCTCTTGAAGAGATTAAAGCGCTACGTGAAGATTTCTACAAGAATGTTCGTGTGACCGGAAGCGCCGAAAGTAAAAATTCTGAATTGGAAAAAGCGCTTCGCGTTGCCGATTTCTTAGAGTTAGGAGAACTATTCGCTAAAGATGCGCTGCATAGAAACGAATCTTGCGGCGGTCACTTCAGAGAAGAATACCAGACTGAAGAAGGTGAAGCGTTGCGCGATGATGAAAACTTTAAGTATGTTGCTGCATGGGAATACAAAGGAGATCCCCGTGAAGCAGTTCTTCACAAGGAAGACTTGGAGTATAAAAATATCGAATTAAAAACAAGAAGTTATAAATAG
- a CDS encoding CoA transferase subunit A: MIKKKVNTVSEALEGVGDGMTFMLGGFGLCGIPENSISRLVALGIKDLTCISNNAGVDDFGLGLLLQKHQIKKMISSYVGENDEFERQMLSGELDVELIPQGTLAERCRAAQVGLPAVYTPAGYGTEVAEGKETREFDGKMYVLEHAFQADFAFVKAWKGDEAGNLIFKGTARNFNPVMCGAAKITVAEVEELVPAGELDPNQIHIPGIFVQRIFQGDKFEKRIEQRTVRKRD; this comes from the coding sequence ATGATCAAAAAGAAAGTAAATACAGTGTCCGAAGCTCTCGAAGGAGTTGGCGATGGGATGACATTTATGCTTGGAGGTTTTGGCTTGTGTGGTATTCCCGAAAATAGTATATCCAGACTGGTAGCTTTGGGAATCAAGGATCTTACTTGTATTTCCAATAACGCCGGGGTAGATGATTTTGGGCTGGGGCTACTATTGCAAAAACATCAGATCAAAAAAATGATATCCTCTTATGTGGGAGAGAACGATGAGTTTGAGCGACAGATGTTAAGCGGTGAGCTCGACGTCGAATTAATCCCGCAAGGGACTTTAGCAGAGCGATGCAGGGCGGCACAAGTGGGCTTGCCTGCTGTTTATACACCGGCAGGATATGGTACAGAGGTCGCCGAAGGTAAAGAGACGAGAGAGTTTGATGGTAAAATGTATGTTCTTGAGCATGCTTTTCAAGCCGATTTTGCTTTTGTAAAAGCATGGAAAGGTGATGAAGCCGGTAATCTCATATTCAAAGGAACAGCACGTAACTTTAATCCTGTAATGTGTGGAGCCGCAAAAATTACTGTTGCTGAAGTTGAAGAATTAGTGCCTGCCGGGGAGTTAGATCCTAATCAGATACATATTCCGGGAATCTTTGTACAGCGAATCTTCCAAGGAGATAAATTCGAAAAAAGAATTGAGCAACGAACTGTAAGAAAAAGAGATTAA
- a CDS encoding nicotinamidase — protein sequence MKALLIVDVQNDFCTGGALEVKDGESVTENINRVVHRFDLVIASKDWHPERTAHFKKWPVHCVRFSKGAEFHPSLNTSHIQQVFLKGTGTSDDGYSAFEADNIDLSDYLKEHHIDQLYIAGLATDYCVKSSAIDAVKKGFTTYVLTDAVKAVNIDPDDGNEALAAMQQAGCILTDSTSV from the coding sequence ATGAAAGCCTTATTGATAGTTGATGTTCAGAATGATTTTTGTACAGGAGGAGCCCTCGAGGTAAAGGACGGGGAGAGCGTGACAGAGAATATTAATAGGGTGGTTCACAGATTTGATCTGGTAATTGCATCAAAAGACTGGCATCCTGAAAGAACAGCACATTTTAAAAAGTGGCCGGTTCATTGTGTTCGGTTTTCTAAAGGGGCCGAATTTCATCCGTCACTGAATACAAGTCATATCCAACAGGTGTTCCTGAAAGGAACAGGGACTTCAGATGATGGCTATTCTGCATTTGAAGCAGATAATATTGACCTGTCCGATTATCTTAAAGAACATCATATCGATCAATTATATATTGCCGGTCTGGCCACCGATTACTGTGTAAAGTCATCTGCTATTGATGCTGTTAAAAAAGGTTTTACAACGTATGTGCTGACAGATGCCGTTAAAGCGGTAAACATCGATCCTGATGACGGTAACGAGGCCTTAGCAGCTATGCAGCAGGCAGGTTGTATCCTGACAGATTCTACATCTGTATAG
- a CDS encoding succinate dehydrogenase/fumarate reductase iron-sulfur subunit, with protein MNLTLKIWRQKDANTKGKIVDYPISDVSPDMSFLEMLDVLNEQLVAKGEEPVEFDHDCREGICGTCSLQINGEPHGPDRGVTTCQLHMRMFKDGDTIFIEPFRANAFPVVKDLIVDRSAFDRIQQAGGYISVNTSGNTIDANSIPVNKHDADKSFDAATCIGCGACVAACKNASAMLFTSAKVSQFALLPQGQVEATDRVMNMVRQMDLEGFGNCTNTGACEIECPKGISLENIARMNREYLKASVK; from the coding sequence ATGAATCTTACATTAAAAATATGGCGTCAGAAAGACGCAAACACAAAAGGAAAGATCGTTGATTACCCAATCAGTGATGTATCTCCCGATATGTCTTTCCTTGAAATGTTAGACGTCCTGAATGAACAGCTTGTTGCCAAAGGTGAAGAACCGGTTGAATTTGACCACGATTGTCGGGAAGGTATTTGCGGAACTTGTTCATTACAAATAAACGGGGAACCGCATGGTCCGGACAGAGGTGTAACCACTTGTCAGCTCCACATGCGTATGTTCAAGGATGGTGACACTATCTTTATTGAACCTTTCAGGGCAAATGCTTTCCCTGTAGTAAAAGATTTAATTGTTGACAGAAGTGCTTTTGATCGCATTCAACAGGCAGGTGGTTATATTTCTGTTAACACTTCCGGTAATACCATTGACGCTAATTCAATTCCGGTAAACAAACACGATGCAGACAAATCATTCGATGCGGCTACCTGTATAGGGTGTGGGGCCTGTGTTGCAGCCTGTAAGAATGCCAGTGCCATGTTATTTACCTCGGCTAAAGTATCTCAGTTTGCCTTATTGCCGCAAGGGCAGGTAGAAGCTACCGATCGCGTTATGAACATGGTACGTCAGATGGATCTTGAAGGTTTTGGTAACTGTACCAATACCGGGGCTTGCGAAATTGAGTGCCCTAAAGGAATTTCTTTAGAGAATATTGCCCGTATGAACAGAGAATACCTGAAGGCTTCTGTAAAATAA